A region from the Corylus avellana chromosome ca7, CavTom2PMs-1.0 genome encodes:
- the LOC132188792 gene encoding uncharacterized protein LOC132188792: MGNGLALQQKIIKIMKADGKVVAYKAPMKAQQVLSEFPGHAISATLPVVRHLKPETKLLYNHVYYLVPLPPPSAKVVKKKKVRFASPEREDVVEEKGVVRIKVVITKKELAAMLQKGVVSVDEMVAQLQSKSGIDGAADDFTGGDNCRQWKPDLESIAEVN; the protein is encoded by the coding sequence atgGGGAATGGCTTAGCTCTGCAACAGAAAATTATCAAGATCATGAAAGCAGATGGGAAAGTTGTTGCATACAAAGCACCAATGAAAGCCCAGCAGGTGTTGTCGGAGTTTCCCGGCCATGCAATATCTGCCACCCTCCCCGTCGTCCGGCATCTCAAGCCGGAGACCAAGCTGCTGTATAATCATGTATACTATCTAGTGCCTCTTCCGCCGCCGTCGGCAAaagttgtcaaaaagaaaaaggttagaTTTGCAAGTCCAGAGCGGGAAGATGTGGTGGAGGAAAAAGGGGTGGTGAGGATTAAAGTGGTGATTACGAAGAAAGAACTGGCGGCGATGCTGCAAAAGGGAGTGGTTTCCGTCGATGAAATGGTTGCTCAGCTGCAGAGTAAGAGCGGCATAGACGGGGCGGCGGATGATTTCACAGGTGGTGATAACTGTAGACAGTGGAAGCCGGACTTAGAAAGCATAGCTGAAGTAAACTAG
- the LOC132187634 gene encoding F-box/LRR-repeat protein 4 yields the protein MSDKPMVDLPPECWELIFNLVGHHRHFEPLSVVCRQFLAISNQLRVSLTVSDQTVLFLPRLLRRFQHLRKIDLSDFHGDLEGPLYQIAKSGLDLEALNLSNQRNLPPDGLRKLGSNMKNLRSLTCSKSGSLLDFHLFVIAASFPYLEELDISYPEHEHCYSSSGFADSGRYPAVTDSGVYALSTKLKNLIKIDLSGNQFIHDTSLMALSSNCALLREIAVRDCAFITQSALAFVISCSPELRSISASEIWLPFKDVGFEQSFIYAKALCDINLSNSFVADELLYSIVEACLPLNKLTLAHCDGFTFAGISLLLAKYQCLSLLNLEGVNFLTDQNIVELSKFFSMLTSINLSLCSKLTNSTFFTIMKRCHFLDEVKMERTNVGGEDFSADIVVNPRVKSLNLARICKLGDGSVKKFAAVCPNLQQLNLSSCSKVTGESVVEIFKRCREIRRLEINQCSGIKGLVIDFELSKLEEMSAKGSGINDEALAVIGKRSCRLLHLDLAGCLNVTAKGVKEVVQSCRLLREINLKCCDNVNAGIVAWMVFSRPSLRKIIPPCGFASTENQINLFLRHGCLVCEGQHFKGHGKPPLI from the coding sequence ATGTCGGATAAACCAATGGTAGATCTGCCACCCGAATGTTGGGAACTGATATTCAATCTCGTCGGCCACCACCGTCACTTCGAACCGCTGTCTGTGGTCTGCAGGCAGTTCCTTGCGATCTCCAACCAACTTCGAGTTAGCCTCACTGTCTCCGACCAAACAGTTCTCTTCCTTCCCCGGCTTCTCCGACGATTCCAACATCTCAGAAAAATAGATCTCAGCGACTTCCACGGAGACCTCGAAGGCCCTCTTTATCAGATTGCGAAATCGGGGCTGGACCTCGAAGCCCTCAATCTTTCCAACCAGAGGAATCTTCCTCCTGATGGGTTGAGGAAATTGGGTTCAAATATGAAGAACTTGAGGAGCCTGACTTGCTCCAAGAGCGGCTCCTTGCTGGACTTCCATCTGTTTGTTATAGCGGCGTCGTTTCCATATCTTGAAGAGCTTGATATCAGCTATCCTGAGCATGAACATTGCTATTCCTCATCTGGGTTTGCGGATTCCGGGAGATATCCGGCTGTAACTGATTCAGGGGTTTATGCATTGTCGACGAAGCTTAAGAATCTTATCAAGATCGACCTTTCAGGTAACCAGTTCATCCATGATACATCCCTAATGGCCTTGTCATCTAATTGTGCCTTACTAAGAGAAATCGCGGTCCGAGACTGCGCTTTCATAACGCAAAGCGCTCTTGCTTTTGTGATTTCTTGTAGTCCTGAATTGAGGTCCATATCGGCAAGTGAAATTTGGTTGCCTTTTAAGGATGTTGGTTTCGAACAATCATTTATTTACGCCAAAGCATTATGCGATATTAATCTGTCAAACTCATTTGTCGCCGATGAACTTCTTTATTCAATTGTTGAAGCATGCCTCCCATTAAATAAGCTTACTCTTGCCCATTGCGACGGTTTCACTTTTGCTGGAATTTCATTGCTGTTGGCTAAATACCAGTGTCTTAGCTTGTTGAATCTTGAAGGAGTAAATTTCCTCACTGACCAGAACATTGTTGAGTTATCCAAGTTTTTCTCCATGTTAACCTCAATAAACCTTAGTCTATGCTCTAAGCTTACAAATTCAACCTTCTTTACCATCATGAAAAGGTGCCATTTTCTGGATGAGGTCAAAATGGAGAGAACAAATGTAGGGGGGGAAGATTTTTCTGCTGATATTGTGGTCAACCCTCGAGTCAAGTCTCTAAACTTGGCTCGAATTTGTAAATTAGGCGATGGGAGTGTCAAGAAGTTTGCTGCTGTTTGCCCCAATTTACAACAGCTCAATTTAAGTTCATGTTCCAAAGTTACGGGAGAGAGTGTTGTAGAGATTTTTAAGAGATGCAGGGAGATTAGGCGTTTGGAGATAAACCAATGCAGTGGGATTAAGGGGCTTGTGATAGATTTTGAACTCTCCAAACTGGAGGAAATGAGTGCAAAAGGATCAGGGATTAACGATGAAGCTTTGGCGGTGATCGGAAAGAGAAGCTGCAGGCTGCTGCATTTGGACTTGGCAGGCTGCTTGAATGTGACGGCCAAAGGGGTGAAGGAAGTGGTGCAGAGCTGCAGATTGTTAAGGGAGATAAATTTGAAGTGTTGTGATAATGTGAATGCTGGCATTGTTGCATGGATGGTGTTTTCAAGGCCATCACTGAGAAAAATAATCCCACCTTGTGGTTTTGCTTCTACTGAAAACCAAATAAACCTTTTCTTGCGCCATGGCTGTCTTGTTTGTGAGGGGCAGCATTTCAAAGGACATGGAAAACCCCCTTTGatctaa
- the LOC132188416 gene encoding extensin-like has translation MKANTVIILVLLLTHSLTEAQSHPKHNHQSKEDEQKRGIVNRSRSRSRRRGSCDPLYQYLFETCGRWPFPTSPCPDNPFAPTPRPSPPPNPPPILQCPQPPLPPPIVQCPPPPLPPPIVQCPPPPLPPPIVQCPPRLPPPILQCPPPVPLVIPSPPPPSPSPPPPPSPPPPPPSPPPPSPSPPPPLVASPPPPLLLPPPIPVIFEPPPPPLVASPPPPLLLPPPIPVIFEPPPPLLLPPPIPVIFEPPPLLVSSPPPPGLIFPWLTPPDTATESPSFPIFSPPPPGLIFPWLTPPDTSTESPSFPLFSPPPFFDPIPEAPEVLLPPPFPNLPPDQFSPPLTSTPTAPDTGVIQTPDFPFPQPPDTFLRPPSSIIPEVPDVPQDPLPFSSTPPSPDTVFDEPVQPLLPPPLPFLPPFQLPPPADSPPFKH, from the coding sequence ATGAAAGCAAACACAGTGATCATACTAGTTCTTTTGCTAACCCATTCCCTCACAGAAGCTCAATCACATCCCAAACACAACCACCAAAGCAAAGAAGATGAACAAAAGAGAGGAATCGTTAATagaagcagaagcagaagcagaagaagaggaAGCTGTGACCCATTATACCAATACCTCTTTGAAACCTGTGGCCGATGGCCTTTTCCAACCTCTCCTTGCCCAGACAACCCATTTGCTCCAACACCAAGACCATCTCCTCCCCCAAATCCACCACCAATACTGCAGTGTCCTCAACCGCCTTTGCCGCCGCCAATAGTGCAGTGTCCTCCACCACCTTTGCCACCACCAATAGTGCAGTGTCCTCCACCGCCTTTGCCACCACCAATAGTGCAGTGTCCACCACGTTTGCCGCCACCAATACTGCAGTGTCCTCCACCAGTACCCCTCGTAATTCCTTCACCTCCACCACCATCGCCATCaccaccgccaccaccttctccgccaccgccaccaccttctccgCCACCTCCATCCCCATCACCGCCACCGCCGTTAGTTGCTTCTCCACCGCCACCGCTACTCCTGCCGCCACCAATACCTGTCATATTTGAGCCACCGCCACCGCCGTTAGTTGCTTCTCCACCGCCACCGCTACTCCTGCCGCCACCAATACCTGTCATATTTGAGCCACCGCCACCGCTACTCCTGCCGCCACCAATACCTGTCATATTTGAGCCACCACCATTGCTAGTTTCTTCCCCACCACCTCCTGGACTAATATTCCCATGGCTAACACCTCCAGATACAGCAACAGAGTCTCCATCCTTTCCAATATTTTCCCCACCACCTCCTGGACTAATATTTCCATGGCTAACACCTCCAGATACATCAACAGAGTCTCCATCCTTTCCATTATTTTCCCCACCGCCCTTTTTTGATCCTATACCAGAAGCTCCAGAGGTACTTCTGCCACCTCCCTTTCCCAACTTACCCCCAGATCAATTTTCACCACCTCTCACGTCAACCCCAACTGCACCAGACACCGGGGTGATTCAGACACCGGACTTTCCTTTTCCACAGCCGCCGGATACCTTTCTGCGGCCTCCTTCGTCGATTATTCCTGAAGTTCCCGATGTTCCACAAGATCCACTTCCGTTTTCGTCGACGCCACCATCACCGGATACGGTGTTTGATGAACCAGTGCAGCCGCTACTGCCACCACCACTTCCTTTCTTGCCTCCTTTTCAGCTTCCACCGCCAGCTGATTCGCCTCCATTTAAGCATTGA